A genomic region of Bradyrhizobium sp. ORS 278 contains the following coding sequences:
- a CDS encoding ABC transporter permease/substrate-binding protein: MSLLSDPRFAEALSHLADYLGSHLRVSIAALGLGLAVSFPLALAARNTPSLRNLLLGLASVVQTVPGLALLALFYPLLLALAALSLRWLGLSFSAFGFLPAVLALALYSMLPVLRNTITGLNGVDASLIEAAKGVGMTERQALTMVELPLALPVIMAGIRTAAVWVIGTATLSTPIGQTSLGNYIFAGLQTQNWVLVVFGCVAAAVLALAVDQLLALIENGLRGRSRVRVGIGTATIVLMAGASLLPALAGNAARYVVGAKTFTEQYVLSALISERLEASGLSATSRAGLGSSVIYEALKNGDIDAYVDYSGTLWANQFHHTEQRPREALLAALKQDLARDKVTLLGELGFENAYALVMPRKRAEALGIRSIEDLARHTREMSIAGDYEFFSRPEWAALRDAYGLAFRTQRQMQPDFMYAAVASGEVDVIAGYTSDGLIAKYDLVVLDDPKQAIPPYDAILLLSPKRADDRALQDALRPLLGRIDIATMQQANLRASGSDADSSPHAVARWLWSRIAK; this comes from the coding sequence ATGAGTCTGTTGTCCGATCCCCGCTTCGCCGAGGCCTTGTCGCATCTCGCCGACTATCTCGGCAGCCATCTGCGCGTGTCCATCGCCGCGCTCGGGCTCGGCCTCGCCGTCAGCTTTCCGCTGGCGCTGGCCGCGCGCAACACGCCGTCGCTGCGCAATCTGCTGCTCGGCCTGGCCAGCGTGGTGCAGACCGTGCCCGGGCTGGCGCTGCTCGCCTTGTTCTATCCGCTACTGCTGGCGCTCGCCGCGCTGAGCCTGCGCTGGCTCGGGCTGTCGTTCTCGGCGTTCGGCTTTCTGCCGGCGGTGCTGGCGCTGGCGCTGTATTCGATGCTGCCGGTGCTGCGCAACACCATCACCGGGCTGAACGGCGTCGACGCGAGCCTGATCGAGGCCGCCAAGGGCGTCGGCATGACCGAGCGCCAGGCACTGACGATGGTCGAATTGCCGCTGGCGCTGCCGGTGATCATGGCCGGCATCCGCACCGCCGCGGTCTGGGTGATCGGGACGGCGACCCTCTCGACGCCGATCGGCCAGACCTCGCTCGGCAACTACATCTTCGCCGGCCTGCAGACGCAGAACTGGGTGCTGGTCGTGTTCGGCTGCGTCGCCGCCGCGGTGCTGGCGCTCGCCGTCGACCAACTCCTGGCGCTGATCGAGAACGGGCTGCGCGGGCGCAGCCGCGTCCGCGTCGGGATCGGCACCGCGACGATCGTGCTGATGGCCGGCGCCAGCCTGCTGCCTGCGCTCGCCGGCAACGCCGCGCGCTATGTGGTCGGCGCCAAGACCTTTACCGAACAATATGTGCTGTCGGCGCTGATCAGCGAGCGTCTGGAGGCGTCAGGCCTGTCGGCCACATCGCGCGCAGGTCTCGGCTCCAGCGTGATCTACGAGGCGCTGAAGAACGGCGACATCGACGCCTATGTCGACTATTCCGGCACCCTCTGGGCCAACCAGTTCCACCACACCGAGCAACGACCGCGCGAGGCGCTGCTGGCCGCGCTGAAGCAGGACCTCGCCCGGGACAAGGTGACCCTGCTCGGCGAGCTCGGCTTCGAGAATGCCTATGCTCTGGTGATGCCGCGCAAGAGGGCCGAGGCGCTCGGCATCCGCTCGATCGAGGATCTCGCCCGCCACACTCGCGAGATGTCGATCGCCGGCGACTACGAATTCTTCTCACGGCCCGAATGGGCGGCGTTGCGCGACGCTTACGGCCTCGCCTTCCGTACCCAGCGCCAGATGCAGCCCGACTTCATGTACGCCGCGGTGGCGTCGGGCGAAGTCGACGTCATTGCCGGCTACACCAGCGACGGACTGATCGCGAAATACGACCTCGTCGTGCTCGACGATCCCAAGCAGGCGATCCCGCCCTATGACGCGATCCTGCTGCTGTCGCCCAAGCGCGCGGACGACCGCGCGCTGCAGGATGCGCTCCGCCCCCTGCTCGGCCGCATCGACATCGCGACGATGCAGCAGGCCAATCTGCGGGCATCGGGCAGCGACGCGGACTCATCGCCACACGCGGTGGCGCGCTGGCTGTGGAGCAGGATTGCGAAGTAG
- a CDS encoding ATP-binding cassette domain-containing protein, whose product MPRTSLISYDHVRKTFPGPVVAVDDVSLEIAAGEFLAIVGGSGSGKTTLLRLTNRLIALDSGTIRIGGEDIGGLEPVALRRRIGTVFQNGALFPHITVAANIGITPRLLGTPSSEIAARVDELLDLVQLDRKAYRNRLPDALSGGQRQRVGVARALAAHPRIVLMDEPFGALDPLTRDALGSDYRALHDKLALTTLMITHDITEALLLADRVAVMRSGRLIEIGTPAELAASHEPYVAELMSTPRRQAARLAALLPGSGAA is encoded by the coding sequence ATGCCGCGCACATCCCTCATCAGCTACGATCATGTCCGCAAAACCTTCCCCGGCCCGGTGGTCGCGGTGGACGACGTCTCGCTGGAGATCGCCGCGGGCGAGTTCCTGGCGATCGTCGGCGGCTCCGGCTCGGGCAAGACCACGCTGCTGCGGCTGACCAACCGGCTGATCGCACTGGACAGCGGCACGATCCGGATCGGCGGCGAGGACATCGGCGGACTGGAGCCCGTCGCTCTGCGGCGCCGCATCGGCACCGTGTTCCAGAATGGCGCGCTGTTTCCACATATTACGGTTGCCGCCAACATCGGCATCACCCCGAGGCTGCTGGGAACGCCTTCAAGCGAGATCGCCGCGCGCGTCGACGAGCTCCTCGACCTCGTCCAGCTCGACCGCAAGGCCTACCGCAACCGCCTGCCCGACGCGCTCTCCGGCGGCCAGCGCCAGCGCGTCGGCGTCGCCCGGGCGCTGGCGGCGCATCCGCGCATCGTGCTGATGGACGAGCCGTTCGGCGCGCTCGATCCCCTGACGCGCGACGCGCTGGGCAGCGACTATCGCGCGCTGCACGACAAGCTCGCGCTGACGACGCTGATGATCACCCACGACATCACCGAGGCGCTGCTGCTCGCCGACCGCGTCGCGGTGATGCGATCAGGCCGCCTGATCGAGATCGGCACGCCGGCCGAGCTCGCGGCGAGCCACGAGCCCTATGTCGCGGAGCTGATGTCGACGCCGCGGCGCCAAGCCGCGCGGCTCGCCGCGCTGCTGCCCGGGAGCGGCGCCGCATGA
- a CDS encoding DUF3592 domain-containing protein has protein sequence MVDHHFLGGTAHYQIALLFMAAAAKAPHRRALRLPERLAASMAAILLVTTIALAAYAIRLELPGLRTEGQVVAVRVEGYEPDREPTYFPVIEFAAISGQIARFEDFGGSSPRYRVGDRVMVRYRGDDSSRFAIVDRDRGSNLLLPLLPLFGALWFGWPFIRRIPQRLKARTTGRATRGTTRGAVRPQRPMMNV, from the coding sequence ATGGTCGATCATCATTTTCTTGGCGGGACCGCTCACTACCAGATCGCGTTGTTGTTCATGGCCGCCGCAGCGAAGGCGCCGCATCGCCGCGCGTTGCGGTTGCCGGAGCGGCTTGCTGCCAGCATGGCGGCCATTCTGCTGGTCACGACGATCGCCCTTGCAGCCTACGCCATTCGCTTGGAATTGCCGGGGCTGCGGACCGAAGGCCAGGTCGTCGCGGTCAGGGTGGAGGGGTACGAACCCGACCGCGAACCGACCTATTTCCCCGTGATCGAGTTCGCGGCGATATCCGGACAGATCGCGCGCTTCGAGGATTTCGGCGGCAGTTCGCCGCGCTACCGCGTCGGCGACCGGGTCATGGTGCGCTATCGCGGCGACGACTCCTCGCGGTTCGCGATCGTCGATCGTGATCGAGGCTCGAACCTGCTGCTGCCGCTGCTGCCGCTGTTTGGCGCGTTATGGTTCGGCTGGCCCTTCATCCGACGCATCCCGCAGCGTCTCAAGGCCAGGACAACCGGCCGCGCCACACGTGGGACCACCCGCGGCGCCGTGCGGCCGCAACGCCCGATGATGAACGTTTGA
- a CDS encoding SDR family oxidoreductase: protein MKSVVITGASTGIGYACSKLLLARGFRVFGSVRKPEDAERLRGELGANFVPLLFDVTDEVAVKAAAGEVRAALNGEALAGLVNNAGIAVAGPITELPIDQFRKQMEVNVIGPVIATQAFAPLLGADPAMTGARGRIVMISSVAGRNGNPLMAPYSTSKHAVEGLSESLRRELMLFGIDVVIIAPGAVKTPIWAKAEEVDLSPYQSSPFFPALQRIRGFMLHLAKTGLPAETIAEHLHQALTAPSPKVRYELAPDPLRQWIVRVLPKRTVDRIVGKRLGLLPGTKA, encoded by the coding sequence ATGAAATCCGTCGTCATCACCGGAGCCTCCACCGGCATCGGTTACGCCTGTTCGAAGCTGCTGCTCGCACGCGGCTTCCGCGTGTTCGGCAGTGTTCGCAAGCCTGAAGACGCGGAGCGTCTGCGCGGCGAGCTCGGCGCCAATTTCGTTCCGCTGCTGTTCGACGTCACCGATGAGGTGGCGGTGAAGGCGGCGGCCGGCGAGGTGCGCGCGGCTCTCAACGGCGAGGCGCTCGCGGGCCTGGTCAACAATGCCGGCATTGCCGTCGCCGGGCCGATCACCGAGCTGCCGATCGACCAGTTTCGCAAGCAGATGGAGGTCAATGTCATCGGCCCGGTCATCGCGACCCAGGCGTTCGCGCCGCTGCTCGGCGCCGATCCGGCGATGACCGGCGCGCGGGGGCGGATCGTGATGATCAGCTCGGTCGCCGGCCGCAATGGCAATCCGCTGATGGCGCCGTATTCGACCTCCAAGCACGCCGTCGAAGGATTGTCGGAGAGCCTGCGCCGCGAGCTGATGCTGTTCGGCATCGACGTCGTGATCATTGCGCCGGGCGCGGTGAAGACCCCCATCTGGGCCAAGGCCGAGGAGGTCGACCTATCGCCCTACCAGAGCTCGCCGTTCTTTCCGGCCCTGCAACGCATCCGCGGCTTCATGCTGCATCTGGCCAAGACTGGGCTGCCGGCTGAAACCATCGCCGAGCACCTGCACCAGGCGCTGACGGCGCCTTCGCCGAAGGTGCGTTACGAGCTCGCGCCGGATCCGCTCAGGCAATGGATCGTCCGGGTGCTTCCCAAACGCACGGTCGACCGTATCGTCGGCAAGCGGCTCGGCCTGTTGCCGGGGACCAAGGCCTGA
- a CDS encoding ABC transporter ATP-binding protein, translating to MTTPTAAAVALDGTTVAFRLAGGRTYTAVETAQLSVEHGEFVAIVGPTGCGKSTLLNVAAGLLKPAAGSVRIFGQPLAGLNREAGYLFQADALFPWKTALENVAIGLEVAGTPAREATAKAQQWLTSVGLGAFGNRYPHMLSGGQRKRVGLAQVLIRNPRIILMDEPFGPLDAQTRQIMGNLLLDLWNADRKAVLFVTHDLEEAIALADRVVIMSAGPASRIIGDWRVTLPRPRDIFEVRMKHEFHELHREIWQTLKAEVEKTYRQAEAV from the coding sequence GTGACGACACCAACGGCCGCCGCGGTCGCGCTCGACGGGACCACGGTCGCATTCCGTCTCGCCGGCGGCCGCACCTATACCGCCGTCGAGACGGCGCAGCTGAGCGTCGAGCACGGCGAGTTCGTCGCCATCGTCGGGCCGACCGGCTGCGGCAAGTCCACCCTTCTCAACGTCGCCGCGGGGCTGCTGAAGCCGGCCGCGGGCAGCGTGCGCATCTTTGGCCAGCCGCTGGCGGGACTCAATCGCGAGGCCGGCTACCTGTTTCAGGCGGATGCGCTGTTTCCCTGGAAGACGGCGCTGGAGAACGTCGCCATCGGCCTCGAGGTCGCGGGCACCCCCGCGCGAGAGGCCACCGCCAAGGCGCAGCAATGGCTGACGTCTGTGGGCCTCGGCGCCTTCGGCAACCGCTATCCACACATGCTGTCGGGCGGCCAGCGCAAGCGCGTCGGCCTCGCGCAGGTGCTGATCCGCAATCCCCGCATCATCCTGATGGACGAGCCGTTCGGCCCGCTGGACGCGCAGACGCGGCAGATCATGGGCAATTTGCTGCTCGACCTCTGGAACGCCGACCGCAAGGCGGTGCTGTTCGTCACCCACGATCTGGAAGAGGCGATCGCGCTCGCCGACCGCGTCGTCATCATGTCGGCGGGCCCCGCCTCGCGGATCATCGGCGACTGGCGCGTGACCCTGCCGCGCCCGCGCGACATCTTCGAGGTGCGCATGAAGCACGAGTTCCACGAGTTGCATCGCGAGATCTGGCAGACGCTGAAGGCCGAGGTCGAGAAGACCTACAGGCAGGCGGAGGCGGTGTGA
- a CDS encoding sulfatase-like hydrolase/transferase has protein sequence MSLTPNHEPITTLTAASATRSTIVRLSAVAAPHVAALALMLHTETDFGSRLGFLLAWGILNGFWLVMLRRPAVSGALALTMVVVLVLLSQLKHAVVQMTANFVDVMLIDHDSAAFLFTIFPNLKLSVLVAAVVVVPLMGLLWWVDPFRVARLPALAGKLACLAALTLYSLNWRDEAWRGYYDDGYLSKFARSGVTAVSDFLANGFMESDATADRRLAAFVPDSCHPAGRRPNIVLIHDESSFDIRSAPGIKVPQGYGSHFKSYDGKARQFMAESNGGPSWFTEYNVLAGLSSRSFGRFAYFVTRIASGRVERGLPLALRNCGYDTLSLYPAHGAFMSARSFQTTVGVDRFLDARDLGAKGVEPDGFFYDAALDLMQQRKPGKPLFMFVYLAANHFPWETTFRPELTPSWRAPGNLPAIDEYLRRQAMSASDYQRFLASLKKRFGDQPFLIVRYGDHQPEFSPHILDPKLDEAGIGEKLESYDPRYYQTYYAIDAVNFEPRQSSVVMDRIDAAYLPLVTLEAAGIPLDPSFAEQKDIMQRCKGVFYACGDGAEARRFNRMLIDAELIRGL, from the coding sequence ATGTCTCTGACCCCGAACCACGAACCGATCACGACGCTCACGGCGGCGAGCGCGACACGTTCGACCATTGTGCGGCTCTCGGCCGTCGCCGCGCCGCATGTGGCCGCGCTGGCGCTGATGCTGCACACCGAGACCGATTTCGGCTCGCGGCTCGGCTTCCTGCTGGCGTGGGGCATCCTGAACGGGTTCTGGCTGGTGATGTTGCGGCGGCCGGCGGTGTCGGGCGCGCTGGCCCTGACCATGGTCGTGGTGCTGGTGCTGCTGTCGCAGCTGAAGCATGCCGTGGTCCAGATGACGGCGAACTTCGTCGACGTGATGCTGATCGACCATGACAGCGCAGCCTTCCTGTTCACGATCTTCCCGAACCTGAAGCTGTCAGTGCTCGTTGCGGCGGTGGTCGTCGTGCCGCTGATGGGGCTGTTGTGGTGGGTCGATCCGTTTCGCGTCGCGCGCCTGCCGGCGCTGGCCGGCAAGCTCGCGTGCCTCGCGGCGCTGACGCTGTATTCGCTCAACTGGCGCGACGAGGCGTGGCGCGGCTATTATGACGACGGCTATCTCTCGAAATTCGCGCGCTCCGGCGTGACCGCCGTATCGGATTTTCTCGCCAACGGCTTCATGGAGTCCGATGCGACAGCCGACCGCAGGCTGGCCGCTTTCGTACCGGATTCCTGTCATCCCGCCGGGCGGCGCCCGAACATCGTGCTGATCCACGACGAATCCAGCTTCGACATTCGCTCCGCGCCGGGCATCAAGGTGCCCCAGGGCTATGGCAGCCACTTCAAGTCCTATGACGGCAAGGCGCGGCAGTTCATGGCCGAGAGCAATGGCGGGCCGAGCTGGTTCACCGAGTACAACGTACTCGCCGGCCTATCGTCGCGCTCGTTCGGCCGTTTCGCCTATTTCGTGACGCGCATCGCCTCCGGCCGCGTCGAGCGCGGCCTGCCGCTGGCGCTGCGCAATTGCGGCTACGACACTTTGTCGCTGTATCCCGCGCATGGCGCCTTCATGAGCGCGCGCAGCTTCCAGACCACCGTCGGGGTCGACCGCTTCCTCGACGCGCGCGATCTCGGCGCCAAGGGTGTCGAGCCTGACGGCTTCTTCTACGATGCCGCGCTCGACCTGATGCAGCAGCGCAAGCCGGGCAAGCCGCTTTTCATGTTCGTCTATCTTGCCGCCAATCATTTTCCTTGGGAAACGACGTTCCGTCCCGAACTGACGCCGTCCTGGCGCGCGCCTGGCAATCTGCCCGCGATCGATGAATATCTGCGCCGGCAGGCGATGAGCGCATCGGACTATCAGCGCTTCCTGGCGAGCCTGAAGAAGCGGTTCGGCGACCAGCCGTTCCTGATCGTGCGCTATGGCGACCACCAGCCGGAATTCTCGCCGCACATCCTCGACCCCAAGCTCGACGAGGCCGGCATCGGCGAGAAGCTCGAGAGCTACGATCCGCGCTATTATCAGACCTATTACGCGATCGATGCCGTCAATTTCGAGCCGCGCCAGAGCAGCGTCGTGATGGACAGGATCGATGCCGCCTATCTGCCGCTGGTCACACTCGAGGCCGCCGGCATTCCGCTCGATCCGTCCTTCGCCGAGCAGAAGGACATCATGCAGCGCTGCAAGGGCGTGTTCTACGCCTGCGGCGACGGCGCCGAAGCGCGCCGCTTCAATCGCATGCTGATCGACGCCGAGCTGATCCGCGGACTGTGA
- a CDS encoding rhodanese-like domain-containing protein encodes MTTSVKEMMAAANAVVPKITPAEAQAMIAEGNTLVLDVRDAPEIEKSGKIEGAHHVSRGMLEFRADPDSPYHDKAFAKDKSIILYCASGGRSALSGKTLKDLGYGKVFNVGAFKDWAESGGAVEKPIEPGM; translated from the coding sequence ATGACTACATCCGTCAAAGAGATGATGGCCGCCGCGAATGCGGTGGTGCCGAAGATCACGCCGGCCGAGGCGCAGGCGATGATCGCCGAAGGGAATACGCTGGTGCTCGACGTGCGCGATGCGCCGGAGATCGAAAAGAGCGGCAAGATCGAAGGCGCGCATCACGTCTCGCGCGGCATGCTCGAATTCCGCGCCGATCCGGACTCGCCCTATCACGACAAGGCCTTTGCCAAAGACAAGAGCATCATTCTGTACTGCGCCTCCGGCGGCCGCTCGGCGCTGTCGGGCAAGACGCTCAAGGATCTCGGCTACGGCAAGGTCTTCAACGTCGGCGCGTTCAAGGACTGGGCCGAGAGCGGCGGCGCGGTCGAGAAGCCGATCGAGCCGGGGATGTGA
- a CDS encoding DUF2336 domain-containing protein, which translates to MHQPEQLPPSEHSIISELEDAVRSGSSEKRVNTLRQVTNLFLHDGERLSEDQIKVFDNVLCMLVSRVETRARAELSKHLAPVDYAPIDVIQQLARDDEISVAESVLMHSTRLTEHTLVEVATTKGQDHLMAISSRPHLTEAVTDIIVDRGERRVIRKLANNQTARFSETGYSGMMAHAEDDDELTEIIGLRVDLPSKHLRDLLRRATDSVRAKLMASAPPALQQEIKKVLKGIADAARSDGGLIGRDFTLAEEAVKRMKGLNELNDSAIGFFAETRRFGEVAAALGLLNNVPTEMMAKVLEGPRTDIVLIPCRAAGLSWSVVAKILTHRPIKHAIDSETLKLAERDYGRLSLDTAQRTLRFWMVHNKVEK; encoded by the coding sequence GTGCATCAGCCAGAACAGCTTCCGCCTTCAGAACACTCGATCATCAGCGAACTCGAGGACGCCGTCCGCAGCGGCTCGTCCGAGAAACGTGTCAACACGCTCCGCCAGGTCACCAATCTGTTCCTGCACGATGGCGAACGCCTGAGCGAGGACCAGATCAAAGTGTTCGACAACGTGCTGTGCATGCTGGTCTCGCGCGTCGAGACCCGGGCGCGCGCCGAGCTCAGCAAGCATCTCGCCCCGGTCGATTATGCCCCGATCGACGTCATCCAGCAGCTGGCGCGCGACGACGAGATCTCGGTCGCCGAGAGCGTGCTGATGCACTCCACCCGCCTGACGGAGCACACGCTGGTCGAGGTCGCGACGACCAAGGGCCAGGACCACCTGATGGCGATCTCGAGCCGTCCGCATCTGACCGAGGCCGTCACCGACATCATCGTCGATCGCGGCGAACGCCGTGTCATCCGCAAGCTCGCCAACAACCAGACCGCCCGCTTCTCCGAGACCGGCTACTCGGGGATGATGGCGCACGCCGAGGATGACGACGAGCTGACCGAGATCATCGGGCTGCGCGTCGACCTGCCCAGCAAACACCTGCGCGACCTCCTGCGCCGCGCCACCGACTCCGTTCGCGCCAAGCTGATGGCGTCGGCGCCGCCGGCGCTGCAACAGGAGATCAAGAAGGTCCTCAAGGGGATCGCGGATGCTGCGCGCAGTGATGGCGGCCTGATCGGCCGCGACTTCACGCTGGCCGAAGAGGCGGTCAAGCGCATGAAGGGGCTGAACGAGCTGAATGACTCCGCGATCGGCTTCTTCGCCGAGACCCGCCGCTTCGGCGAGGTCGCAGCCGCGCTCGGCCTGCTCAACAACGTGCCCACCGAGATGATGGCCAAGGTGCTGGAAGGCCCGCGCACCGACATCGTCCTGATCCCCTGCCGCGCCGCCGGCCTGAGCTGGTCGGTGGTGGCGAAGATCCTGACCCACCGCCCGATCAAGCACGCCATCGACAGCGAGACCCTCAAGCTCGCCGAACGCGACTACGGCCGCCTGTCGCTCGACACCGCCCAGCGCACCCTGCGGTTCTGGATGGTGCACAACAAGGTGGAGAAGTGA